The sequence CGCAGGGCGGCCACGACCGCGGGCCGGGCCTCGAAGCGGTCCAGTCCCTGGAACGGGCCGTGGGCGGTGATCACACCGCGCTCGTCCATGACCGTGATGGACGGCAGCGAGTGGCGGCGGCCGATCTCGAAGTCGTTCGGGTCGTGCGCCGGGGTGACCTTGACCGCGCCGGTGCCGAAGGCGGGGTCGACGTGCTCGTCGGCCACGACCGGGATCCGGCGGCCGGTGAGCGGGAGCTCGACCTCCCGGCCGACCAGGTGCGCGTAACGCTCGTCGGACGGGTGCACTGCCACGGCGGTGTCACCGAGCATGGTCTCGGCGCGGGTGGTCGCGACGACGATGGAGTCGTCGCCGTCGCCGTACCGGATCGAGACGAGCTCGCCCTCGTCCTCGCTGTGCTCCACCTCGATGTCCGACAGCGCGGTCAGGCAGCGCGGGCACCAGTTGATGATGCGCTCGGCGCGGTAGATGAGCCCGTCGTCGAAGAGCTTCTTGAAGATCGTCTGGACGGCGCGGGAGAGCCCGGGGTCCATGGTGAAGCGCTCGCGCGACCAGTCGACGCCGTCGCCGAGCTTCCTCATCTGGCCGAGGATCCGGCCGCCGGACTCCTCCTTCCACTGCCACACGCGCTCGACGAAGGCCTCTCTGCCCAGGTCGTGCCGGGACAGGCCGTCCTTGGCGATTTCACGCTCGACGACGTTCTGGGTGGCGATGCCGGCGTGGTCCATGCCCGGCAGCCAGAGCGTCTCCTGGCCGCGCATGCGGGCGCGGCGGGTCAGCGCGTCCTGGATGGAGTGGTCGAGGGCGTGGCCGATGTGCAGGACACCGGTCACGTTCGGCGGGGGCAGGACGATGCTGTACGGCTCGCGCTCGCTGCTCGGGTCCGCGGTGAAATATCCCTCCGACACCCAGCGCTCGTAGCTCCGGGTCTCCACGTCGGCGGGCGTGTACTGGGTGGGCAGCTCTGGCGTCGTCACGGTGTCCAATTCTAGGGACGTCCGGGTGGTCGATGTCCCATGCTCTCAAGTCTTGAAAGGTGTCTATACATCTTCTAGCTTATTTATACATGTCCACTCTTTACCGGCGGCTTGCCGACGAGCTACGTGCCGGCATCGCCGGCGGGACCTACCCGCCCGGATCCCGGCTGCCGTCGGAGAGCGAGCTGGCGGAGCGGCACGGGGCTTCGCGGGGGACCGTCCGCCAGGCGTTCACCGTGCTCGCGGCCGATGGGCTGATCTCCTCGCGCAAGGGCACCCGGCGGCTGGTCCTGGGACCGGCCCCCAGGCAGAGCTTCAGCCAGTTGCACAGCTTCTCCCGGTGGGCGGCGTCGATCGGCGAGACCCCGGGCGTACGGATGGTGGAGCTGGTCCGGCGCGAGCCGACGGAGCTGGAGGCCGAGCGGCTGGGGCTCTCTCCGGGCACCCGGATCTACCACCTGACCCGCGTCCGGCTGCTGTCCGGCCGGCCGGTGATGGTCGAGCGCACCGCCTACGTGGAACGGATCGGCGCCCTCGTCGGCGGGATCGCCGCCGAGGGTGGCGACGAGTCCGTCACCGCCCGGCTGGAGGAGCTCGGCGTGGTGTTCGCCCACGCCGAGCACACCGTCAGCGCGATCACAGCCGAGGCCGAGGACGCCCGCCTGCTCGGCGTCCGCCCCCACAGCGCCCTGCTGCGCGAGCTCCGCCGTACCACCGACCCCGACAACCGCCCGCTGGAGTGGTCCGACGACCGCTATCTCGGCGACGCCGTCGCCTTCACCGTGCACACCTCGGTGCGGGCCAGCACCCTCATCCGCTCCTCCGTCCCCTCCCGCTGAGGCGGCCCTCTCCCCGCGCACGGGCCGATCCGGTCAGGGGGGGCCGTACCGCGGAGACGGCGACGCCCCCGCAGAGTGACTCTGCGGGGGCGTCGCCGTGCGGACGGGTTACGCGGACTTCTCGCGTGGCGGCCGCTGCTGCTTGTTGAGCTGGTCACGCGGCACGAGCGTCGGGTTGACGTGCTCCAGCACCGACTCGCGGGTGATGACGACACGGGCCACGTCCTGGCGGGAGGGCACCTCGTACATCACCGACAGGAGGACCTCCTCCAGGATGGCCCGCAGGCCACGCGCGCCGGTGCCGCGCAGGATCGCC comes from Streptosporangium roseum DSM 43021 and encodes:
- a CDS encoding GntR family transcriptional regulator — protein: MSTLYRRLADELRAGIAGGTYPPGSRLPSESELAERHGASRGTVRQAFTVLAADGLISSRKGTRRLVLGPAPRQSFSQLHSFSRWAASIGETPGVRMVELVRREPTELEAERLGLSPGTRIYHLTRVRLLSGRPVMVERTAYVERIGALVGGIAAEGGDESVTARLEELGVVFAHAEHTVSAITAEAEDARLLGVRPHSALLRELRRTTDPDNRPLEWSDDRYLGDAVAFTVHTSVRASTLIRSSVPSR